The sequence agtatggtgctatgtcctcCACTGCCAAGGAGATTATTTGGTTGCGTTATATTtttggtggatttttggtgtcTCTTTTATCTACTCCCACTCCTATCTCATCGTGACAATCGAGTGCCATCAAAATTGCTCGCCAATCCCAGTATTTCATGAACGCACCAAACATCTTGAGGTTGCTCTACATTTTGTTCGTCATCATTACCATGCTGGTACTATTCTTCTTCCGTATGTTGCCTCCGCCTATCGACTATCGATCTTTTCACTAAAGACACATCTTGCTTTCTCGATTTCGGTTTACGGTTGACAAACTCTCAGTTTATGATccaccgtgagtttgagggagggtgttagaGGACTAGTATATACTTATACTATACTTGTTAGAGGACTACTATATACTTATACTATACTTTGTATCTTACTGTTTATACATACTAACTACTTCTGTATTTATACAcattgtatctatttattggccTCTTGCCTTAATGAAAGTATGCCTATTcttatcaacatctaacacGCTGTAACGCCCGCATTTTGAGTACATCTCGCACTCGCTCTTGGGGTAGTAGAAGAAGTTATTCCACATGCCAACGCTCTCCATCCACACAAATAATTGTCTCGCCATGCCGGACTGGTCCACTACCACCCGAGTCAGTGTCTTTGTGCCTGTTGTGTCATACCTTTAGTAAACCTCGTCTTTGTTGCTAACAAAATTCGCGCAGAAGTCACTGGGGCTTTCTCCTACGTTACTGAAAGTGGTGCCATTCCATGGCCCAGAGCGCCACATTTTAGCCAAACCAGACCataaaattaattgaggaaTCCCTTCATGGTCCATGGATAGGACGTAGCGCCCTGGAGATGGATCGTCGTAGCTCAGCCAAGAGGTTAGATTGCGGTTAAGACCAGTTCTCAAGTCCCATCCAAGCTTCATGCCTGACAGATGGGTGTCTGTCCGGTAGTCAAAGCTCTGCCAAGCAAACTCGCTGCTGTTGGCTACTCTGATAACAAGGTTGCCGTCATCTAAGATCTGTGCCACCGGATTAGTAAGGGTCACCGTGGGCATGGGCAagaaaatcatggagttgatgGTGAGAGTTCCATTGCCATTCAGTTCCAAGCTTCCATTGGTGCCTGATACTGGACTGCGGCGGTTGGCAACCCATACTACTGTTTTCTGTCCTGCTGGTCGTAGCTTGTTGTACCATCGGCTGCGATGGAATAATGGAAGATAACCAAGAGGAAGAGAAGGCGGGTAACTAACTGTGCCATTACCATGGAACTTATCAGACTACTAGTCTTCAAGTAACTTGACGAACAAATGGATTGGTATTCATGTCACTTacacaagaaagagagagagaaacaaagaaCGATAACATGAATTCCCCTgagaaaaagcaaaataaagaacTTGACTTTTGACGGAGAAAAGTAGTGCATTAGTTTGAACAGAGTTTTCAATCTTAATTACGacttcattctctctctctctctttttatatatatatatatatatatatatatatatatataaattgataaataaattaaaaaaatgaaaaaaatttaattgcaaaaaCAGTCTCTGTATTTTTCTCACATTGAGTGGCTGCACTTTTAAGACGGGTTAAATCAAGTCCAAATTGTTACTATTTTAGTTGGagtggtttttttataaataaaatattgataaattattaaaaaaatcaataaaaacataattaaaagaaCTTAAATTTCAGATTTAGACGCAAATTCGAATCCAAAAATCAAGTTTCTTTTTCCCACTTTTTTCTCTGCCCTCCTCAATTACAACAACCATCCCCTCATTTTTCACCATGACACCTCATCTTTTTTTACAACGACCATCCATTGTCTCATCTTTTTCCACAAAATCATTTagtcaagcaaaaaaaaaaaaacaagtttcaAAGGCATTGGCATATCAACAAATAATTTGTgggtataaataaaaaactaaacaatTAGACAACTTGGCAAATAAAAGGCATGCTCATGCTATCAATACAAACCAACATCTCTTACTAGTTAAGCAAACAGGAACTAACAAACTGGGCTAATAACAAGAaactagtatcaacatcataaTACCCACAAGCTTAGTAACCTAAACTACAGGAACAAGAAGAATCCACCAAACAAAAAACCTTACATGGCTAGATGTAGCAAATTCAGCCTGAACAAAACAAGCCTTGATGCCCCAAAGTTCTGATGAGCCGGTGTGGTGTGGCATGTGGCGAGGGGAAGCATGGGCTTTAGGTGGGAGAAAGTGAAAGGTGAAggagaaaatagaaaaattgcTCACggtatattaatgaagaatgaaaaaaaaaatgggtgtGCTGGTGGGGTCCACAATCTTGGCACTTCTCCATGAGGTTGGCATTGTGCAAACTGCAAAGCCTTGGAGCTGCAGCTGAAGATTGAGTCAGTAAAGCTTAGCTGATATCATACTATCACTTATTTCCTGGGAAAACAATGAAGTAGCTAGTAATTAGTATGTGAGTCTGAGACAACATTGATGGATTAAAAACAGAAAGACTTGTCAAGAAACTCTGCCCGTTTTGACAATGTCCAAAAAGCTGCAATTCCATTTGATACTAAATAAATCAATGCACTTGTTTTAAAGCCGGTCTCCGTTGACATTTTCCATTGATTCCATACAACACCTTATTGCAAAGGAGTATTGGGTCAAAGTCTTTTATGTGCCTCATCTCATCAGTAACCTTATGTATCTATAAATATTTCCATTCCATTAGCACCCAAGGCGCCCATTCTCCAAAACCTCTCTCATTTGCTTGCTTCTATCAGCTCTCAGGAATCACTTCATATAAAAACTCACACAATGGCATCACAGATGATCCAGAGCTACCGCAGCAGTGCTGAGATATACAATGGTGATGCTCTCTGCAAGAAGAAATCCATTCAACTGCTCGAAGAGATTGGCCTTCCAAATGGTTTGTTTCCACTGGATGACATAGAAGAGTTTGAATTCTGATGGAAGCCTCCCCTGGAGCTGGAAGACACTCACTGTTCTTCTTCCTCACAGTTTCGATCACACAGAGAAGAATCGAAAGAGAGAAATATGCTCACAAAACAACTCAACAtaattcattgaaaaaaaacatacatatactCAATACTATAAAGGAACacgaaaacaaagaaaaataaaataacaaagatGCTGAAAAACAAGGCAATAAATGCCAATCAAACACGCCTTTTCAGTCCGGAATCACCGCTAGCTCAGCTGACGCACTGCAGCTGGACAGTCCCACGTGACACAATAACCTGCTAATACATACTTAGTTAaagatacatacatatatgtgatCCAGTCAGGATTACAACCAACAAATTCGACCATGACACAGGGTTTGTCTGGTTgattcaaaagaagaagaaggaccatgcattcaaaaaaatctaaagggCAGTGTCATATGCTCCTGAGGTGAAGACATATGTGGAGAAtgggaagatgaagaagatgactgGAGTGAAGACCAAAGAACACATGCTTTGGCTCTCTGAAGTTGAGATATACATTGAGGATCCTTGGTCTTTCAGATAGCTTTCCCCGTTTCTGCATTCGAGCTTGACATGTAGTGAGTCTGAAGACCAAAGGGTTGCAGTGCTATCAAAGTTTGCATCTCGAAAtaactttgttcttttattataaTAGCTTTATGTTTGGTGAAGTGTTGTCATgcaatgtttttgaataaagtggataaaccacaaatttattaaagaaaagagaaactgGGGAAAACAAAGTACATAGTGGCAACAACAAACAAGACAATCTAAAGAAGAAGGAAACTGATTTCCTCATCAGGGATGAGAAAGACAAGTAACAGTGAAAATAAAACTAAGAAGAAGTAGGAGAGTCTGAAGCTGGCGAAAAATATAAGGTACATTTTCTTCAAGACCAAGATGTACATTTGGGTgcattatttacattatatacgCATGGTAGACTTCATGGAAGTAAAATCAATAAACAATAATGAAGACATCAGTTTCTAATAGGTATTGAGCATTATAAGTAAACCGCAAAGCTTATCACAAATAATGCTGAAATGCAATGCAAGtggaaaatatgtaaataagaAGGTCCATAGCAAGGTAGAGAGTTGTCGCATTGATGCAGTCTGAAATTGCAATCAATCTACATCAAGCTTGATTATGCTGCAAAAGAAGGCAGCAGAGCATCATATCGTGGTCCAGAAATCCAAATTGTAGTATAACAACCTCTACTTCTTGAAGAAGATAAGACACTGTTGGATCAATGAACAAAACATACTGACAATAACAAACATCAAGATGTAGACAAGgagaacaaaataaagaaatgacaaAACAAAAAGCAGAAGCAACCAATGCTTAATCAAGTAGAATCACGATtaatttatcatcaaaatcatcattgTCTGAGAAAAGACAAGCCTTTATTTGGACCTTAAAAACAGGCACAAGCAACCAATGCTTAACCATGTCGCCCTGTTAAATTTCAAACAAGCATCAACAGATATATTGTCATAAGAATATAGCATTGTTTAGAAATTATCACACCCCGAACCCGAAGTGTTGACAAATAGCTGCATACCTACAAGGCCATAACCAAGTAgtcatgcaaggcctcaaaacttgTCTCACACTAGGCAGAACAACATCTGACTGCAAGGACAATAAACTTTAAAAGCAAAGGAAACTACAATGCTcggaatataaaaaaaacacataacacCGACAtaactattaaataaaacaatgaaagttCAGCCCACAACAAAAAGAGGGTTTATTAACTTGGCAACCACTAGACTGTGATTTGCTCAATGACCCCGCTAAGTTGTCCACCACTCAACTCTACTCCTGATTTGAAAGAGaatgagaacaacttaatgagcttgggaggcCAGTAAGGAACCACTAAAAATAACgggatcacaaaaaaaaattcaataatttctaaaaacatacaaaatgtaacataactgaataaatatcaaaatgaaatccAGAAATcggaaataattcaaaacaaatttaggtgacccgagacaaaatatcagaagccgttattcttcactgacggaacggtgcgaaactatagtttctatgtcagaagtacttgtcgacacggtcagtgtttaactcCCAGTGACAGTGTTAATGCATAGTCAATTGGGAACTAATTTTTATGTCAAAATAGTTCATGTTcgtaacataataaaatgtcaaaacCAATACTAAGAAAATATAGTGTAATCGTATGATccctttttttatatcaaaataatcaattatctAAACTTGCAAggacaatttataaaaattatcaaagaaTTGAATAATCCATATAATTCCAAAATATAGTTAATCaggatcaatatatatatacacttttccAGCAAATCCAAAACAATCcaagaaatcataaattaaatagataaactaaTTCGGAACCCagcatttcaaaaaaaataataaaataatcataaattaaataaataaaataactcagAAAAGGTACCATGAATCCGTAGAATGATTAAATTAACCACTAATGAGTTGAGTTGGCataaaatctctaattaaacagaatatcataaaacaaataaaataaataaataaatattactaaatGATGAAAGAGATTGTCAACATAGTAACAAAATACAGAACCTAAGCCTTTGAATAATTTTCACAGTAAAACccaagttaattaaataattacgtCGATGTTTATCGGAAATCagaaatttgcatatacatatatatatatatatatatatatatatatatttatatgtagtgtacttacctgactagctaacaccaaaactaCAAGCACCCTGAAATTAGGTTTCCACAGAATACCCTATAATTGAGAGCACATCCCAAAGGTATTAAGACGctaaacatactaaaaataCACAAGGATATACACAGTGGATCAAATTCCTACACTGACTATCATAATACTTAAAACATCCaacaatccaatatatatatatatatatctgtgtgtgctAACTATTCACACATAGAACTTCTCCACTATTCCCTATGAAATCAAAACAAGCACATTATCTAAATCCTGaaatcaatttaatatatatatatatatatatatatatatatatatatatatatatatatatatattaagtaaagCACACAACACTTCAACTAGTAATCATCCTATACATAAATTATCAACATTCTGGCCACAAAGCACCTATTGTACAAGAATAGTTCCTGACATATAAAGACAAAATCATTGATATTATCCTCATCATAATACGGTGTTGACAATCTAATTGGAAAAACAAGTAGCAATTAAATACTAAGCACCAAACACTGAACTCCTTGAATCAAGTGTGGCTTCTAAAATATAGGAAATGATGTTTTCTTAGGTAGCTATTATCAATGATAAAGAAGCTGGCCAATTATTAAGAAATCCATTTTTAAACAACATGAATTAATAACATGCAACTGATCTGCAGATATATCACCAAATCTATAATTAGCAAACAGCTCATGCAAGTCTTACAAAATTTTGCAAATCCATTAGACCAACAGTTGCATATTTAATGCAGAACTAGATGTTATTGGAAAACTATGTTTTAGAGGGTATTTTTGAATTACAGAAAAACCTggtaaatttaaagtaaaataataataataataataataataataataataataataataataataacaacaaaatcttacacaaatcataaaaaGACAACAATGAAAACCTACAACTTGGCCTCTTGAACAAATCATAAAAAGACAACAATGAAAAACCTACAACTTGACCAAAGATCCAATGAAGGGGAAACTTACCTCAAATAAGAGACACAAAACCCTTGACGAAGAGACCTATCTTCATCCTCGtcgccggcaccacacaccaaaacaaaagaaaaagaggagaagaggaaaaaaaactaaatctcTCATTCTTCTTAATCCAAACGAAGATCTATGATGGGAGAAACGAATAGacgatggctagggttttgaaacctaaataaaatataaagataaataaataaaattccttAACTGCCATGCAtgcacaattaataaaataaataaaaaaaatgtgtggggcccacagAAATTGTTACCAACATCACAATGTACTAGTCGTACAACGTGATCTTCTTCAGTGAAATATTTTGTATGGCATTCAAATCAGTAAGATTTTCTTATAAAC comes from Dioscorea cayenensis subsp. rotundata cultivar TDr96_F1 chromosome 15, TDr96_F1_v2_PseudoChromosome.rev07_lg8_w22 25.fasta, whole genome shotgun sequence and encodes:
- the LOC120277801 gene encoding S-locus-specific glycoprotein S6-like codes for the protein MIFLPMPTVTLTNPVAQILDDGNLVIRVANSSEFAWQSFDYRTDTHLSGMKLGWDLRTGLNRNLTSWLSYDDPSPGRYVLSMDHEGIPQLILWSGLAKMWRSGPWNGTTFSNVGESPSDFCANFVSNKDEVY